The following coding sequences are from one Deltaproteobacteria bacterium window:
- the rsfS gene encoding ribosome silencing factor — protein sequence MSTEYFARKAADFAFERKALDVIVIDLRQRSAYADFLVMASGTSDRHVQSISEHISTSLAKLGTKVQGIEGLREGQWALIDFGSIVVHVFHQYTRQVYDIEAMWEDAPRLCVCDTSTTVPISATH from the coding sequence CTGTCTACCGAATACTTTGCTCGTAAAGCAGCTGACTTTGCATTTGAACGTAAAGCTTTAGATGTAATTGTAATCGATTTACGCCAACGTTCAGCGTATGCTGATTTTTTAGTTATGGCTAGTGGTACCAGTGATCGTCACGTTCAATCTATCAGCGAACATATAAGTACATCATTAGCAAAACTTGGTACAAAAGTTCAAGGAATTGAAGGTTTACGCGAAGGACAATGGGCATTAATTGATTTTGGAAGCATCGTTGTACATGTTTTTCATCAATATACACGACAAGTATATGACATCGAAGCTATGTGGGAAGATGCTCCAAGGCTTTGTGTTTGTGATACTTCTACTACGGTGCCAATATCAGCAACACATTGA